The Streptomyces halobius genomic interval CCCGCTCGACCCACTCCTGGTCCAGGACCCCGCGGACGCAGACGACGCCGTCCCGGTCCAGCGCCTGGAGCTCCGGCGGAGTGAGGTCCCGCGCGGAGGTCGCGGGCAGGCGGTGGTTCACCGGAGGGATCACGAATCGCTCCAAACTTCAAGGATGCGGCAGGTCTTGTCGAGGACGCGTGCCGCGAGGACTCCGTCGATGGCCGAGTGGTCGGAGGCGAGGACGAGGTTCATCACGGGGCGGATGACGATCTGCCCGTCCCGGACCACGGGGGTGTCCACGGTCGCTGCGCTCGTACTGCCCCGTTGGCCGCGTTCGCGGTAGCGCCGCTGGGCCTGTATGACCCGGCTCATGTCGACCGGGGCCAGGGCGAACAGCGGCGCCACTTTCCTGGCCGGCTGCAAGAAGTAGTAGATGTGGCTGCGTTCCTTGGGGAAGCCGCGCCGGGGTGTCGCAGGGCGTGCCGGTCGGGGATCGCTCATCACTGTGGTTCCGGTCGGGTGCCTGGGGGTGCCGCGCCGTGGGCCCGGTCCTCGGGCCCACGGCGCGGCGCTCACGGGGCGACGGTGGGAAAGGTCAGCAGGGACGCGTTCTGGCGGTACAGCACGGGCGCCGGTACCCACCGGAGGTACGCGTCGCGCAGCAGGCGTGGCACCGGGCGCTCGTACTGCTCGATCAGGCTGAGCCTGCGGGAGAGGTGGACCATCCGCCGCGCCCTGGCCCGACGCCGGGCCTCGTAGTCGCGCAGGCCCTGCCGGAGGTCCGCCGCCGAGGCGAGGCTGCGGGCCAGGACGACGGCGTCCTCCACGGCCGTGCCCGCGCCCTGGCCGAGGCTGGTCAGCATCGGGTGGGCCGCGTCCCCGAGCAGCGTGACCGGGCCTTCCCCCCACCGCTTGAGGAAGGGGCGGTCCTGGGCCGGCACGCTGACGATCGCCTGCCCGGGCGTGACCCGGATCGCCTCCCGCACCTCGTCCGCCCAGCCCGCGAAGGCCCGGACGATCTCGTCCTTGCCGCCGTGCCACGCGCGTGCGGCCGCGGGCGGCATATTCCTCGTGCCCCACCAGTACGCCCGGCCGTGGCCGATGTCGATGAGTCCGAAGCGCTGTCCGGGGCCCCAGTAGTGGCGGGCGCAGCCCTCGGTGAACCGCGGATGGGAGAAAGGGGCCGTCGCCAGCCAGCAGACGTATCCGGGCTCGCGCGGCTCCTCGGGC includes:
- a CDS encoding 2-oxo acid dehydrogenase subunit E2, with amino-acid sequence MSDPRPARPATPRRGFPKERSHIYYFLQPARKVAPLFALAPVDMSRVIQAQRRYRERGQRGSTSAATVDTPVVRDGQIVIRPVMNLVLASDHSAIDGVLAARVLDKTCRILEVWSDS
- a CDS encoding FAD-dependent monooxygenase, whose amino-acid sequence is MTAGQAPKAIVIGAGIGGLTAAVALRRVGIGVEVYERARELRPAGTGLSIMSNALSALRTLGIDLGLERRGRAIESLQILDPAGRPVRKLPLKEFGDRLGAPSVNIHRADLQQALLEALGGGPQLGAKAMDFRTTADGVRVRFADGSEVRGDVLIGADGFHSAVRRQLAGPEEPREPGYVCWLATAPFSHPRFTEGCARHYWGPGQRFGLIDIGHGRAYWWGTRNMPPAAARAWHGGKDEIVRAFAGWADEVREAIRVTPGQAIVSVPAQDRPFLKRWGEGPVTLLGDAAHPMLTSLGQGAGTAVEDAVVLARSLASAADLRQGLRDYEARRRARARRMVHLSRRLSLIEQYERPVPRLLRDAYLRWVPAPVLYRQNASLLTFPTVAP